One window of Tepidanaerobacter acetatoxydans Re1 genomic DNA carries:
- a CDS encoding amidohydrolase gives MKILIKNAQVLVFEGEKAVVKKADIGIEGSRIVQIGEVKADFDAQRVIDASNMLAMPGLINTHTHLSMNLFRNYADDMPLWDWLTKKIWPLEEKLTAEAVYWGSTLGIAELIKSGVTGFLDMYFFAKETIKVVLDTGIRAYIARGLTDEEEGKEAQLEETRELYQKYHEKEGRVKIFAGPHAPYTCSPRYLKKVRALSDELGIGIHIHLSETQKEVDESIEKWGKTPIKHVYDLGILERPTIAAHCVHVNDNDIEILANCKVSVAHNPTSNLKLASGFAPIEKMLKANVNVALGTDGASSNNNLNMFEEMHLASIINKCVNSDATSVPAEAVIKMATINGAKALGVEKELGSIKVGKKADIILIDLNKPHLCPLHNPLSAICYSAQGSDVHTVIVDGKILMENYELKTIDVEKAMYKTAECSRKLIES, from the coding sequence TTGAAAATACTTATAAAAAACGCTCAAGTTTTGGTTTTTGAGGGTGAAAAGGCAGTAGTAAAAAAAGCTGATATAGGTATAGAAGGTTCAAGGATTGTGCAAATCGGCGAGGTTAAAGCTGATTTCGATGCTCAAAGGGTTATTGACGCAAGTAATATGCTGGCCATGCCGGGCCTTATCAACACACATACACATCTATCGATGAATCTTTTCAGAAATTATGCAGATGATATGCCATTATGGGATTGGCTTACAAAAAAGATATGGCCGTTGGAAGAAAAGTTAACTGCCGAGGCTGTTTACTGGGGGTCGACTCTGGGAATTGCTGAGCTCATAAAAAGCGGTGTAACTGGATTCCTTGATATGTATTTCTTTGCAAAAGAGACGATAAAAGTTGTTTTAGATACCGGCATTAGGGCCTATATTGCAAGGGGATTAACAGATGAAGAAGAAGGCAAAGAAGCTCAGCTCGAAGAAACTCGTGAACTCTATCAAAAATATCATGAAAAAGAGGGCAGGGTTAAAATATTTGCCGGTCCACATGCTCCGTATACCTGTAGTCCCCGCTACCTCAAAAAAGTAAGAGCCCTTTCGGATGAGCTGGGTATAGGTATACATATACATCTTTCTGAAACCCAAAAAGAGGTAGACGAAAGTATCGAAAAGTGGGGAAAGACTCCAATTAAGCATGTTTATGATTTGGGAATTCTTGAAAGACCTACCATTGCTGCCCACTGTGTCCATGTTAATGATAATGATATTGAAATTCTTGCAAACTGCAAAGTTAGCGTGGCACATAACCCTACAAGCAACTTAAAACTTGCCAGCGGATTTGCGCCAATAGAGAAAATGCTAAAAGCCAATGTAAATGTAGCATTAGGTACAGATGGCGCATCGTCCAACAATAATCTTAATATGTTTGAAGAAATGCATTTGGCGTCTATTATAAACAAATGTGTAAACAGCGATGCCACATCGGTTCCTGCAGAAGCTGTAATTAAAATGGCTACAATCAATGGTGCTAAGGCTTTAGGTGTAGAGAAGGAACTGGGAAGCATTAAGGTTGGTAAAAAGGCAGATATAATACTGATTGATTTAAATAAACCTCATCTTTGCCCGCTGCACAATCCTCTTTCAGCTATCTGTTATTCGGCTCAAGGCTCCGATGTTCATACGGTTATAGTCGATGGAAAGATATTGATGGAAAACTATGAGTTAAAGACCATAGATGTTGAGAAGGCTATGTATAAAACTGCTGAGTGCTCTCGAAAATTAATTGAATCTTAG
- the hisS gene encoding histidine--tRNA ligase, with product MSKDIVKPSTLPGFLELLPKDQILFNEIKDIIRNTYEKHGFIPIDTPLIEKSEILLAKGGGETEKQIYRFTKGDTDMALRFDLTVPLARYVAQHFSELTFPFRRYHIGKVYRGEKSQRGRFREFYQCDVDIIGNGKLNVIYDAEILSIIYCTFKNLGFENFTIKINNRKILNGFFSSLGITNSVEVLRAIDKLEKIGEKGVIDELINLGLSRDAVTKILKFIQIRGNDEEKLQSLKSLNIESQIFQEGIKELITVTDYTKIFGVPEKNYTIDLTIARGLDYYTGTVYETFLDDYPEIGSVCSGGRYENLAEYYTTQKLPGVGVSIGLTRLFYQLKEAGLLENDTPSTFTKVLIIPMDESFNGYAIKIANTLRENNIISEVYFEDAKIGKKLNYANNLNIPYTIFIGDEEVKNQKASLKDMKSGFQALITVDDVIKTVK from the coding sequence ATGAGTAAAGATATTGTAAAACCATCAACATTACCGGGCTTTTTAGAACTGCTGCCCAAAGACCAGATACTATTTAATGAGATTAAAGATATTATCAGAAATACATATGAGAAACACGGGTTTATTCCTATTGATACTCCCCTGATTGAAAAATCGGAAATATTACTGGCAAAAGGTGGGGGAGAGACAGAAAAACAGATATATCGGTTTACCAAGGGCGATACAGATATGGCTCTTAGATTTGACCTTACGGTACCATTGGCTAGATATGTAGCACAGCATTTCTCAGAGCTGACTTTTCCGTTTCGCAGATATCATATAGGTAAGGTTTACAGAGGAGAGAAAAGTCAGCGGGGAAGATTTAGAGAGTTTTATCAATGCGATGTGGACATTATTGGCAACGGCAAGCTCAATGTAATTTATGATGCCGAAATTTTAAGCATAATATATTGTACTTTTAAAAACCTCGGTTTTGAAAACTTTACTATAAAAATAAATAACAGAAAAATCTTAAACGGATTTTTTAGTTCCTTAGGTATAACAAATTCTGTAGAAGTTTTAAGAGCCATTGACAAACTGGAGAAAATCGGTGAAAAAGGCGTAATTGATGAACTTATTAATCTCGGCTTATCACGGGATGCCGTTACAAAGATTTTAAAGTTTATTCAAATAAGAGGAAATGATGAAGAAAAACTTCAATCACTAAAATCCCTTAATATCGAGTCTCAAATCTTCCAGGAAGGTATAAAAGAGCTTATAACGGTAACTGATTATACAAAAATTTTTGGCGTGCCGGAGAAAAACTACACCATAGACTTAACTATTGCTCGTGGACTGGATTACTATACAGGCACAGTTTATGAGACTTTTCTTGATGATTACCCCGAAATAGGCAGCGTGTGTTCCGGCGGCAGGTATGAAAATCTTGCGGAATACTATACCACTCAAAAATTGCCCGGCGTTGGAGTTTCCATAGGATTAACCCGCTTATTTTATCAGCTAAAAGAAGCGGGGCTGCTCGAAAATGATACACCGTCAACATTCACAAAAGTGCTTATTATACCAATGGATGAAAGCTTTAACGGCTATGCTATAAAGATTGCCAATACCTTAAGGGAGAATAATATAATCTCTGAGGTGTATTTTGAAGATGCCAAGATTGGCAAGAAGTTAAACTACGCAAACAATCTCAATATTCCTTATACCATATTTATAGGCGACGAAGAAGTAAAAAATCAGAAAGCTTCGCTAAAGGACATGAAATCAGGGTTTCAAGCTCTCATTACCGTTGATGATGTTATTAAGACTGTAAAGTAA
- the steA gene encoding putative cytokinetic ring protein SteA, with translation MPIIGTAKIDHRTKNLIKRLKQGDIAIINHEDIDEVGALGLVDCKVKAVVNSAKSITGRYPNPGPSILLDANIPVLDNVGEQIMAIKEGSVVTIEDNGAIYVDNKLVAKGEFLKPDIVRAELELARQNIENSLDQFINNTLEYAKKEKYLIMGGVEIPEVKTAIKGRHVLIVVRGNNYKEDLAAIKTYIDEVKPVLVGVDGGADALLEYGYIPDIIIGDMDSVSDNALKICEDIIVHAYSDGRAPGLARVQALGLGAVIFKSPGTSEDIAMLLAYEKGADLIVAVGTHSSMIDFLEKGRKGMGSTFLVRLKIGSILVDAKGVSKLYNQKLKPSYMISLFAAAMVPIIVISTISPPIKHAIKLLELRLKLLLP, from the coding sequence ATGCCTATTATCGGCACCGCAAAGATTGATCATAGAACTAAAAACCTCATTAAGCGATTGAAGCAGGGTGATATTGCAATAATAAACCATGAAGATATTGATGAAGTTGGTGCTTTGGGTTTAGTAGATTGCAAAGTTAAAGCTGTGGTAAATTCGGCAAAATCCATCACCGGCCGCTACCCAAATCCCGGTCCAAGTATACTTTTGGATGCAAATATTCCAGTTTTAGATAATGTCGGAGAACAAATAATGGCCATTAAAGAAGGCTCAGTTGTTACTATTGAAGATAATGGCGCAATCTACGTTGATAATAAACTTGTCGCCAAGGGAGAATTTCTTAAACCTGACATAGTTAGAGCGGAGCTGGAATTGGCAAGACAAAACATTGAAAATTCTCTGGATCAATTTATAAATAACACCTTGGAATATGCCAAAAAAGAAAAGTATTTAATAATGGGCGGAGTTGAAATACCTGAAGTTAAAACAGCTATTAAAGGCAGACATGTTCTGATTGTTGTACGCGGCAATAATTACAAAGAAGATTTAGCCGCCATAAAAACGTATATTGATGAGGTAAAACCCGTCTTGGTTGGTGTAGACGGCGGTGCTGACGCTCTATTGGAATACGGTTATATTCCGGATATTATTATTGGGGATATGGATAGTGTATCTGATAATGCCTTAAAAATATGTGAAGACATCATAGTTCATGCTTATTCCGACGGCAGAGCTCCCGGTCTTGCAAGAGTGCAGGCATTAGGTCTTGGCGCGGTAATTTTTAAATCTCCGGGCACAAGTGAAGATATCGCCATGCTTTTGGCATATGAAAAAGGAGCTGATTTGATAGTAGCCGTAGGAACGCACTCAAGCATGATTGATTTTTTGGAAAAAGGTCGCAAAGGAATGGGCAGTACTTTTTTGGTCAGATTAAAAATCGGTTCAATTTTAGTAGATGCTAAAGGCGTAAGTAAGCTTTACAACCAAAAATTAAAACCTTCTTATATGATAAGTCTTTTCGCCGCTGCTATGGTTCCTATTATTGTAATTTCTACCATTTCTCCTCCAATCAAGCATGCAATAAAGCTTTTGGAACTTAGATTAAAATTGCTTTTACCTTAA
- a CDS encoding copper transporter, with protein MLINIKYLVITVISIFLALGIGILIGIQVDSQKIIFEQQEITVQKMEDKFDELNRINLDLQNEIKQLSTSNELNKTYIENIFPDYIKNKLSDLHVVTIETTDDYTYTDMRQALKMAGADVTSVTIISEKLLYISDEDQKQLMEHFGISENIVPVILKKIAETAAGKDNADDIAFLIEKGIIYVSGDLQNPADYIVMAGGSHTQDNKHEVIDIPLIREMKKLSLPVVGVEITDVENSYIDIYKKEKLSTIDNVDTIIGQTSLVLVMTGKEGHYGVKKSANSLMPFLSKEEKAGEG; from the coding sequence ATGTTAATCAATATAAAATATTTGGTTATTACTGTAATATCTATTTTTTTGGCACTTGGTATAGGTATTTTAATCGGTATACAAGTTGATTCTCAGAAAATAATTTTTGAACAGCAGGAAATTACTGTTCAAAAAATGGAAGACAAGTTTGATGAGCTTAATCGCATCAACCTTGATCTTCAAAATGAAATAAAACAGCTTTCGACTTCTAACGAATTAAATAAGACTTATATCGAAAACATATTCCCCGATTATATTAAGAATAAGTTATCCGATTTACATGTTGTAACAATTGAAACTACTGATGATTACACATATACCGACATGAGACAAGCCTTAAAGATGGCAGGTGCCGATGTCACTTCCGTAACCATAATAAGTGAAAAACTGCTTTATATAAGTGACGAAGATCAAAAACAATTAATGGAGCATTTCGGCATCAGCGAAAATATTGTTCCGGTTATTCTTAAAAAAATTGCAGAAACCGCAGCAGGAAAAGACAATGCAGATGACATTGCATTCTTGATTGAAAAGGGCATTATTTATGTAAGCGGAGATTTGCAAAATCCTGCCGATTATATTGTAATGGCCGGCGGCAGTCATACACAAGATAATAAGCATGAGGTAATAGATATTCCTTTGATTAGAGAAATGAAAAAATTATCATTGCCTGTTGTAGGTGTAGAAATTACCGATGTGGAAAATTCTTATATCGATATTTATAAAAAGGAAAAGTTGTCAACTATTGATAATGTAGATACTATTATAGGTCAAACTTCATTGGTTTTAGTGATGACCGGAAAAGAAGGACATTATGGTGTTAAGAAAAGTGCTAATTCCCTTATGCCTTTTTTGAGCAAGGAGGAAAAAGCAGGTGAAGGTTAG
- a CDS encoding glycosyltransferase family 2 protein, translating into MKVSVLIPAFNEEKNIEQTLKGLGYFKDTFCTENQMDLEILVIDDGSSDQTGIKASKAGAKVLSLNKNMGKGSALREGLKSTDGDIFVFLDADLQESSSEVYKLVSPILKGEADVTIAKFKPPDKKKGFGFVKALAFYGVRFFTGKEVASALSGQRAFKKDVLNDIGTIPEGFGIEVGMLIDILKKGYTVKEVDVDMHHDVTDRDLKGFLHRGKQFWHILKVLVSKMINYGI; encoded by the coding sequence GTGAAGGTTAGTGTATTAATACCGGCTTTTAATGAAGAAAAAAATATCGAACAGACTCTAAAAGGTCTTGGGTATTTTAAAGATACTTTTTGTACGGAAAATCAGATGGATTTGGAAATCTTGGTAATTGATGATGGCTCATCCGATCAAACAGGCATAAAGGCATCAAAGGCCGGTGCTAAGGTCTTGAGCTTAAACAAAAATATGGGAAAGGGCAGTGCACTCAGAGAGGGTCTCAAGAGTACCGATGGTGATATTTTTGTTTTTTTGGATGCAGACTTGCAGGAAAGCTCTAGTGAAGTATATAAACTTGTTTCACCGATTTTAAAAGGCGAAGCCGATGTGACAATTGCAAAGTTTAAACCGCCTGACAAAAAGAAGGGCTTTGGCTTTGTCAAAGCTCTCGCTTTTTATGGTGTAAGATTTTTTACCGGAAAAGAAGTGGCAAGTGCTTTATCCGGGCAAAGAGCCTTTAAGAAGGATGTTCTAAATGACATCGGAACTATTCCTGAAGGCTTTGGCATAGAAGTCGGAATGCTAATTGACATACTTAAAAAAGGTTATACCGTAAAAGAAGTTGATGTGGACATGCATCATGATGTGACGGACAGAGATTTGAAAGGTTTTTTGCATAGGGGAAAACAGTTTTGGCATATTCTGAAGGTATTAGTTTCTAAAATGATTAATTATGGTATATAA
- a CDS encoding glycosyltransferase yields the protein MCRFMIFFAAAIVSYALTPAFIDLFEGGGRLVKNYKGDMIPQGIGIMFSIQTLLWYALFLLLFKNGSANTLLVQFAITAASFIGFIDDMLGARDVLGFKGHFKSLFTGRLTTGALKAIVGLLVSFIISSNLTSNFLETVINTLTIALFTNFFNLLDLRPGRAIKVYIFSFLVISLGLVIIQKAVVILPFMPLLGIIIGYMPYDLKARCMMGDAGSNVLGISIGVLITSTFGLYVKILVLAFLIGIHVFTEKYSLTDLIKNNRFLNYLDNLGRS from the coding sequence ATGTGCAGATTCATGATTTTTTTTGCCGCTGCCATTGTTAGTTATGCTCTGACTCCTGCCTTTATTGATTTGTTCGAGGGAGGTGGCAGGCTCGTAAAAAATTATAAAGGTGATATGATACCCCAGGGAATCGGTATTATGTTTTCAATACAAACCTTGTTGTGGTATGCCTTATTCTTATTGTTGTTTAAGAACGGTTCTGCAAATACACTCTTGGTTCAATTTGCCATTACAGCAGCAAGTTTTATTGGTTTTATTGATGATATGCTAGGTGCCCGAGATGTGCTGGGTTTTAAGGGGCATTTTAAAAGTTTATTTACGGGCAGGCTTACTACCGGGGCTTTAAAGGCTATTGTTGGGCTTCTCGTTTCATTTATCATCAGTTCAAATCTTACTTCAAATTTTCTGGAAACTGTTATAAATACACTAACAATAGCACTTTTTACCAACTTCTTTAACTTACTGGACTTAAGGCCGGGCAGAGCTATCAAGGTTTATATTTTTTCTTTCCTTGTCATATCACTTGGATTAGTTATCATCCAAAAAGCTGTTGTTATATTGCCCTTTATGCCTTTGCTAGGTATTATTATCGGCTACATGCCTTATGACTTAAAGGCAAGATGTATGATGGGAGATGCCGGTTCTAATGTGCTAGGTATCTCAATTGGTGTCTTAATCACTTCTACTTTTGGTCTATATGTAAAAATTTTGGTTCTGGCATTTCTTATAGGAATACATGTTTTTACGGAAAAATATTCACTGACTGATTTGATTAAAAACAATCGCTTTTTGAATTATCTGGATAATCTGGGAAGATCGTGA